A genomic segment from Toxotes jaculatrix isolate fToxJac2 chromosome 6, fToxJac2.pri, whole genome shotgun sequence encodes:
- the aldh7a1 gene encoding alpha-aminoadipic semialdehyde dehydrogenase: MQRCLTLTIARHSRLLLRKKFASVHCQQSAAMSGLLINQPKYSWLKELGLSEDNPGVYNGSWGGSGEVITSYCPANNEPIARVTQATLAEYEETVQKTREAWKMWADIPAPKRGEIVRQIGDALRKKIQVLGSLVSLEMGKIYVEGVGEVQEYVDVCDYAVGLSRMIGGPILPSERPGHALLEQWNPVGLVGIITAFNFPVAVYGWNNAIALTCGNVCLWKGAPTTPLTSVAVTKIVAEVLEQNNLPGAICSMTCGGADIGTAMAKDERVDLLSFTGSTHVGKMVAMMVQERFGRKLLELGGNNAIIVFEDADLNLVVPSAVFASVGTAGQRCTTTRRLMLHESVHDTVVERIAKAYKQVRIGDPWDPNTLYGPLHTKQAVEQYLAAIEQAKQQGGTVVCGGKVMDRPGNYVEPTIITGLAHDAPIVQTETFVPILYVLKFKTEEEAFAWNNEVKQGLSSSIFTKDMGRVFRWLGPKGSDCGIVNVNIPTSGAEIGGAFGGEKHTGGGRESGSDSWKQYMRRSTCTINYSKDLPLAQGIKFE, from the coding sequence ATGCAGCGCTGCCTCACTCTGACCATTGCCCGGCACAGCAGGCTCCTCTTAAGAAAGAAATTTGCATCTGTCCACTGCCAGCAGTCAGCAGCCATGTCAGGTCTCCTCATCAACCAGCCCAAATACTCATGGCTGAAAGAGCTAGGTCTGTCTGAGGACAATCCCGGTGTTTACAATGGAAGCTGGGGAGGCAGTGGGGAGGTCATCACATCTTACTGCCCCGCCAACAATGAGCCAATCGCCAGAGTTACCCAGGCTACTTTGGCTGAGTATGAAGAAACTGTCCAGAAGACAAGAGAGGCTTGGAAGATGTGGGCAGATATACCAGCTCCGAAAAGAGGGGAGATTGTGAGGCAGATTGGCGATGCATTAAGAAAGAAGATCCAAGTCCTCGGGAGCCTGGTGTCTCTAGAAATGGGCAAAATCTATGTTGAGGGAGTGGGCGAGGTTCAGGAATACGTTGATGTCTGCGATTATGCTGTTGGTCTGTCCAGAATGATTGGTGGGCCCATCTTGCCTTCAGAAAGACCAGGCCATGCTCTGCTTGAGCAGTGGAACCCAGTCGGTCTTGTCGGCATCATCACTGCCTTCAACTTCCCTGTGGCTGTGTACGGCTGGAACAATGCCATCGCTCTGACCTGCGGCAACGTCTGCCTCTGGAAAGGAGCTCCTACCACACCTCTAACAAGTGTTGCAGTTACCAAGATTGTGGCTGAGGTGCTGGAGCAGAACAACCTGCCCGGCGCAATCTGCTCCATGACCTGTGGAGGCGCTGATATCGGTACCGCCATGGCCAAGGATGAGCGCGTGGATCTGCTGTCATTTACCGGCAGCACCCACGTTGGCAAGATGGTTGCCATGATGGTGCAGGAAAGGTTTGGTCGCAAGCTGCTGGAGCTCGGCGGAAACAATGCTATCATTGTGTTTGAGGATGCTGACCTAAATCTTGTGGTGCCCTCTGCTGTCTTTGCATCCGTGGGAACTGCGGGCCAGCGCTGCACCACAACCAGGAGGCTTATGCTGCACGAGAGCGTTCATGACACAGTGGTTGAGAGGATCGCCAAGGCCTACAAGCAAGTCCGTATTGGAGACCCCTGGGATCCAAACACCCTGTACGGGCCTCTGCACACCAAACAAGCTGTGGAGCAGTACCTTGCAGCTATTGAGCAGGCCAAGCAACAGGGCGGCACTGTGGTCTGTGGAGGAAAGGTGATGGACCGTCCTGGAAATTATGTGGAGCCCACCATCATCACAGGGTTGGCTCATGATGCCCCCATCGTCCAGACAGAAACCTTTGTCCCCATCCTCTATGTCCTCAAGTtcaagacagaggaggaggcgtTTGCCTGGAACAACGAGGTCAAGCAGGGTCTGTCCAGCAGCATCTTCACCAAAGATATGGGCCGGGTTTTCCGCTGGCTGGGGCCCAAAGGATCCGACTGCGGCATTGTGAATGTCAACATTCCTACAAGCGGAGCTGAGATCGGAGGAGCCTTTGGTGGGGAGAAGCACACAGGAGGTGGAAGAGAGTCTGGCAGTGACTCGTGGAAGCAGTACATGAGGCGTTCAACGTGCACAATAAATTACAGCAAGGATCTTCCTCTGGCCCAGGGAATCAAGTTTGAGTGA